In Microvenator marinus, one genomic interval encodes:
- the hpt gene encoding hypoxanthine phosphoribosyltransferase, with protein sequence MIERDDLDVLLSTEEINTRTKELAALITEEFKADNDLHVICVLKGSFLFFADLVREIELDLTVDFLGLSSYGDSTESSGVVRLTQDLSKPIKGRNVLIVEDIIDTGLTMKYLVENLSTRGPKCVKVCTLLHKPDNRTVEVQMDYIGFEIPNEFVIGYGLDYAEKFRNLPFIGVVRKRG encoded by the coding sequence ATGATCGAGCGAGACGATTTGGACGTTCTTCTTTCAACAGAAGAAATCAACACACGCACCAAGGAACTTGCTGCGCTGATTACCGAAGAGTTCAAAGCGGATAACGACCTTCACGTCATCTGCGTATTGAAGGGAAGCTTTCTTTTCTTTGCCGACCTGGTTCGCGAGATTGAGCTCGACCTCACAGTCGACTTTCTCGGACTCTCGAGCTACGGCGACAGCACTGAATCAAGCGGTGTTGTTCGGCTCACACAAGACCTCTCAAAACCCATCAAGGGTCGAAACGTCCTCATTGTAGAGGATATCATCGACACCGGCTTAACCATGAAATACCTGGTTGAGAACTTGAGCACGCGCGGTCCAAAGTGCGTCAAAGTGTGTACACTTTTGCACAAGCCTGACAATCGAACTGTGGAAGTACAGATGGATTATATCGGATTCGAAATTCCCAACGAGTTCGTGATCGGCTACGGATTGGATTACGCAGAGAAATTTAGAAATCTCCCGTTCATTGGTGTGGTTCGCAAACGGGGCTAA
- a CDS encoding HEAT repeat domain-containing protein: protein MKRKIIGASICLAAIAFSGCEAPNWEDPAYVSKQLTEGDSAQQALAMERISQMPEDKQKEMTPALAAVYMQGGGSQKDAMQYLVQFRDARAKDAYLAELKSNSAGYAAAAATALGELKLEETIAPMLEVLASTDKNDTKLGIVQAFAFMPSPQLVAPLTELLKLDVDNNPIALHSYSCDVIGEIALAHPDAITDEVVKQVTLAMFYGNRAGQTVDRECGLAVQKMGSKATPELLKIFRLEREDVQALMMKYDSTDSPFPQNHPKLIASKRLASLHAKEAAEPMIADLKGVKEAPKTLAGQQAVNWRLKEGQTTSEIMYALGDIGDPAAVEVLSDVVTNKIAENWDDITDGLIELQLRQDAASALNRIGDRKALAPLLEMAEKGVVLDFERRAAMLEKGGNPVKEIERYQFNWMVAAEYAYLATSAEKPAFEKLVETTKGKYPELGAKMGSYLVAFDVHAECSAKGDEAAQAKCYGSKVNDENEIIRAKAAWELSRLSGDAARAELVTALGTTHLNTREILTFAGYRNPGKELVGKLDELIKAHEGANAVEKRLDSLRLQLLRGWLLANGHK from the coding sequence ATGAAACGCAAAATTATTGGTGCTTCGATTTGCCTGGCAGCTATTGCCTTTAGTGGATGTGAGGCTCCGAACTGGGAGGACCCAGCATACGTCTCGAAACAATTGACTGAAGGCGACTCGGCTCAACAGGCCCTTGCCATGGAGCGCATTTCACAGATGCCCGAAGACAAGCAGAAGGAGATGACTCCTGCGCTTGCCGCCGTATATATGCAAGGTGGTGGAAGCCAAAAAGACGCGATGCAGTACCTTGTACAGTTCCGCGATGCGCGCGCCAAAGATGCCTATCTGGCCGAGCTCAAGTCGAACTCTGCCGGTTACGCGGCAGCAGCAGCTACAGCGCTAGGTGAACTCAAGCTCGAGGAAACCATTGCGCCGATGCTAGAAGTCTTGGCGTCTACGGACAAGAATGACACCAAGCTCGGCATTGTTCAGGCCTTTGCGTTCATGCCGTCTCCACAACTTGTGGCCCCCCTCACAGAGCTATTGAAGCTGGATGTGGATAATAATCCCATCGCGCTCCACTCGTACTCATGCGACGTTATCGGAGAGATCGCGCTCGCGCATCCTGACGCGATCACCGATGAGGTGGTTAAACAGGTCACGCTTGCGATGTTCTACGGCAACAGAGCCGGGCAGACGGTGGACCGTGAGTGCGGACTCGCCGTGCAGAAAATGGGGTCAAAGGCGACGCCAGAGCTCTTGAAGATCTTCAGATTGGAGAGGGAGGATGTTCAAGCGCTGATGATGAAGTACGACTCCACGGATTCGCCATTCCCTCAGAATCATCCGAAGCTTATCGCTTCAAAGCGTCTCGCAAGTCTGCACGCAAAGGAAGCGGCTGAGCCCATGATTGCGGACCTCAAAGGTGTCAAAGAAGCACCTAAGACATTGGCTGGTCAACAGGCGGTCAACTGGCGCCTAAAGGAGGGGCAGACCACCAGCGAAATCATGTACGCCCTTGGAGATATTGGAGATCCGGCGGCCGTTGAAGTTCTTAGTGATGTTGTGACCAACAAGATTGCGGAGAACTGGGACGATATCACCGATGGTCTTATCGAACTCCAACTTCGTCAGGATGCTGCTTCAGCTCTTAATCGCATTGGGGACCGGAAGGCATTGGCTCCTCTCTTGGAGATGGCCGAGAAAGGCGTGGTTCTGGACTTTGAGCGACGTGCAGCCATGTTGGAGAAGGGTGGCAACCCGGTTAAAGAGATTGAGCGATATCAGTTCAATTGGATGGTGGCTGCAGAATACGCGTACCTTGCGACATCTGCGGAAAAGCCAGCATTCGAGAAACTGGTGGAGACCACCAAAGGAAAGTACCCAGAGCTTGGTGCAAAGATGGGCAGCTATCTTGTGGCATTTGATGTGCACGCCGAGTGCTCCGCAAAAGGAGATGAGGCAGCGCAGGCAAAATGCTATGGATCCAAGGTCAATGATGAAAACGAGATCATCCGGGCCAAAGCAGCTTGGGAGTTGAGCCGGCTTAGCGGTGATGCAGCGAGAGCCGAGCTGGTGACGGCCCTTGGTACAACGCATCTCAACACACGCGAGATTCTGACGTTCGCTGGTTACCGAAATCCCGGCAAGGAATTGGTTGGCAAGCTCGATGAGCTTATCAAGGCACATGAGGGCGCAAACGCTGTTGAAAAGCGCCTCGATAGCCTGAGACTCCAGCTGCTTCGTGGTTGGTTGTTGGCCAACGGCCACAAATAG
- a CDS encoding DUF4388 domain-containing protein translates to MSVARGTIELFQGNETVRRLTSAALKRAGFDVRSETNSSTADLLIIDVSSGKELPTELREKYAEAEKPILFCGVRGDREDYLEETWIDRPYAQNTIISMCAKLVGPADLPGKLVADDDPITREMQYEEAIELEAQLGLNSGALADPPPMDIVDDAEDDVLSLDEHGSSIIAVEELSSLVAGGKLMGAVKKRAVDSQELSIVEDVPLKLSVRNPTFNQTMPDSPMALGNDTLETGTQTAPSIVPPPPDDVISGAATEVGQQVKSVAKMLAESWNRIAGSARVEDRADHIERVLMAMIQQGTRGAASELRRIPGITGFAGDLQVLGVIDLLRTIRDRRMRGRLELSVNDGTYVLYLEGGELADVETLSGSMDLLLLDTLRGMGKLDEPVHSELSQAYATGAFLEPVELKLRRDGLVDEMTLRDARTNRVKATFAYLCGVRRGEFAFLPVQPNDGLPWPPRGLRLSVDALLLEILRESSLDTGDSQATARTRLVLDAARTSTIHPSMLTEEEIAVLKYFRDGETVGNVLEQLSLVEVDKIVHRLKSMELLKRSNPFIQTPDLEVADSTVVSRVSDSISRHERKSEKRDDQTTHLKESFAIGPEVVDESFEDLEDAQTDIVKGEGE, encoded by the coding sequence ATGAGTGTAGCTAGAGGCACCATCGAGTTGTTTCAGGGGAACGAGACTGTTCGTCGTCTTACCAGCGCCGCCCTCAAGCGCGCCGGCTTTGACGTGCGTTCCGAGACGAATTCCTCAACGGCCGACCTGCTTATTATCGATGTAAGTTCAGGCAAGGAGCTTCCGACGGAGCTTCGCGAAAAGTATGCCGAAGCTGAGAAGCCAATTTTGTTCTGTGGGGTTCGCGGAGATCGCGAGGACTACCTGGAAGAAACGTGGATCGACCGGCCGTACGCTCAAAACACCATCATCTCGATGTGCGCGAAACTTGTGGGCCCTGCCGATCTACCTGGGAAATTGGTTGCTGACGACGACCCGATCACGAGAGAGATGCAATACGAAGAGGCCATCGAACTTGAAGCCCAGCTTGGGCTTAACAGCGGTGCACTCGCCGATCCTCCTCCCATGGACATTGTGGATGATGCAGAAGATGACGTGTTGAGTCTGGACGAACACGGCAGCTCCATCATTGCGGTCGAAGAACTTTCAAGCCTGGTGGCTGGTGGGAAGCTCATGGGGGCGGTGAAGAAACGCGCTGTAGACTCCCAAGAGTTGAGCATCGTCGAAGACGTGCCGTTGAAACTGAGCGTGCGCAATCCAACGTTCAATCAGACCATGCCGGATTCCCCGATGGCGCTCGGAAACGACACACTCGAGACCGGAACTCAGACGGCGCCGAGCATTGTCCCACCGCCACCTGATGACGTGATCTCTGGGGCTGCAACTGAGGTTGGTCAACAGGTCAAATCAGTTGCCAAGATGTTGGCTGAGTCGTGGAATCGAATTGCCGGATCTGCTCGAGTTGAGGACCGCGCGGATCATATCGAGCGCGTGTTGATGGCCATGATCCAACAGGGGACGCGTGGAGCCGCAAGCGAACTACGACGCATTCCTGGAATCACGGGCTTCGCGGGCGACCTGCAGGTCTTGGGTGTCATCGACCTTTTGCGCACCATTCGAGACAGGCGCATGAGGGGGCGACTCGAACTCTCGGTGAACGACGGCACGTACGTACTCTATCTTGAAGGTGGAGAGTTGGCCGACGTGGAAACACTCTCGGGGTCTATGGATTTGCTCCTTTTGGACACCTTGAGGGGCATGGGTAAACTCGATGAGCCTGTGCATTCCGAACTCTCACAAGCTTACGCCACGGGCGCGTTCCTTGAACCCGTAGAGCTTAAACTTCGAAGGGATGGCCTCGTTGACGAGATGACCTTGCGCGACGCGAGGACCAATCGAGTCAAAGCTACGTTCGCGTATCTTTGCGGCGTGCGACGTGGCGAATTCGCGTTTCTTCCCGTGCAACCGAACGACGGACTGCCGTGGCCTCCGCGTGGGCTGAGGCTTTCGGTCGACGCGCTCTTGCTCGAGATCTTGCGCGAAAGCAGCCTCGATACCGGTGACTCACAAGCAACAGCGCGCACCAGACTTGTGCTCGACGCGGCGAGAACGTCTACGATTCACCCGTCAATGCTGACCGAAGAAGAGATCGCGGTTTTGAAGTACTTCAGGGACGGCGAGACCGTCGGAAACGTTCTAGAACAACTCTCGTTGGTTGAAGTGGATAAGATCGTTCATCGTTTGAAGTCGATGGAACTCCTAAAGCGTTCCAATCCATTCATTCAAACACCTGATCTGGAAGTCGCTGACTCCACAGTCGTTAGCCGGGTTTCGGACTCTATCTCGCGACATGAGAGAAAGTCGGAGAAACGTGATGACCAAACAACACACCTAAAGGAGTCGTTTGCCATCGGCCCAGAAGTCGTGGACGAGTCGTTTGAAGATCTCGAGGATGCTCAGACAGACATTGTGAAGGGTGAAGGGGAGTGA
- a CDS encoding protein kinase domain-containing protein: MSDSEEIPSGVKQSPGRALQRTAPGVFGARELPTQHSSTALATGDVVGGRFEVQRYLGASGGGISYLCLDKSNSEEVVIKVLAMPPPAKPKFDEMYEEVRLASSISHKNLTAILGMGRTPSGEAFVAMEFVKGATLSSLISKRREEGGVISLRDTFTVIAHIANALDAVHEKRTAHYVLTPYNVYLDRRGVIRVGNLAFGKLAADMLFEQGEGPYVDSIYVAPEVAENPEVANDSADLYSLGMLTAEMLSPKGLPADRDEAKVQVVSVLSTYPPKLTQLVMKALGEDLAGRPRSAGAYRDALKQICEAEGIQLTGPPLTGGLPVEPAVQDATSESDIFDIPELAGLGAEPSDAANERYLVQKGGLDYGPFSPEMVLEQLHKDEIDEFSLVLDRVTQKRIALGEMERFKAEVQRYIPVREERRRIEAQQRAEFERKVKKGGVFGLVVSIIAGLATLGTMAVLYALQPDPVPLPMDRAFAQLDYKFMPPPKDFQTLAVDTNLLNSLFNPQASEEEIQKALKGRATKRKRPARTGAKRPTRAEDGTEAQTLDLAADGGSDHILTDQDVNDVILANFGALRSCVIKEIQSDPRFKGVTVQFFIRPTGTTGGVKIKEAAFRDRPVADCLTSRFRSMTFPEHGGLNRGVEFPLLVQ, translated from the coding sequence ATGAGCGATTCAGAAGAAATTCCGTCTGGCGTTAAACAATCTCCCGGACGTGCCTTGCAACGCACCGCACCCGGCGTGTTTGGCGCTCGAGAACTCCCGACCCAACATTCAAGTACAGCACTTGCGACCGGGGATGTGGTCGGCGGTCGATTCGAGGTCCAGCGATATCTTGGGGCGTCTGGCGGCGGTATCTCGTATCTGTGCTTAGATAAGAGCAACTCTGAAGAGGTCGTGATCAAGGTTTTGGCCATGCCACCGCCGGCAAAGCCAAAGTTTGATGAGATGTACGAAGAGGTTCGGCTCGCGTCTTCGATCTCTCATAAGAATCTCACGGCTATTCTCGGAATGGGTAGGACTCCGAGCGGCGAGGCTTTCGTCGCAATGGAGTTCGTCAAGGGCGCCACACTCTCCTCATTGATCTCGAAGAGAAGGGAAGAGGGCGGTGTCATCAGCTTGCGCGACACCTTTACGGTCATCGCGCATATCGCGAACGCGCTAGATGCCGTGCACGAGAAGCGCACGGCTCACTACGTTTTGACCCCTTATAACGTGTACCTCGACCGGCGCGGCGTGATTCGAGTCGGCAACCTTGCCTTCGGTAAATTAGCTGCAGACATGCTCTTTGAGCAAGGCGAAGGGCCATATGTGGACTCAATCTACGTGGCCCCCGAAGTTGCCGAGAACCCGGAAGTGGCGAACGACTCGGCCGACCTCTACAGCCTTGGCATGCTCACCGCAGAGATGCTCTCTCCAAAGGGCTTGCCTGCAGACCGCGACGAAGCCAAAGTTCAAGTCGTTTCGGTGCTTTCGACATACCCACCGAAGCTCACACAATTGGTGATGAAGGCTCTCGGTGAGGACCTCGCCGGTCGTCCCCGGAGCGCGGGCGCTTACCGTGACGCTTTGAAGCAAATTTGCGAAGCGGAAGGAATTCAACTGACGGGGCCCCCTCTAACCGGCGGCCTTCCGGTTGAACCCGCGGTGCAAGACGCGACTTCCGAATCCGATATTTTTGATATTCCTGAGCTGGCCGGTCTCGGCGCTGAACCATCGGACGCCGCCAACGAACGCTATTTGGTCCAGAAGGGCGGATTGGACTACGGTCCTTTCTCACCTGAGATGGTCTTGGAGCAACTGCACAAAGACGAGATCGACGAATTCTCCCTGGTACTCGATCGCGTGACCCAGAAGCGCATTGCGCTCGGCGAAATGGAGCGATTCAAAGCTGAGGTGCAGCGCTACATTCCAGTTCGCGAAGAACGACGTAGAATCGAGGCTCAGCAGCGGGCTGAATTCGAAAGAAAGGTCAAGAAAGGCGGTGTGTTTGGCCTTGTCGTGTCGATCATTGCCGGCCTGGCAACGCTCGGAACCATGGCTGTGCTCTATGCATTGCAACCCGACCCGGTGCCGCTTCCAATGGATCGCGCTTTCGCCCAACTCGACTATAAATTCATGCCTCCACCTAAGGACTTCCAAACCCTCGCCGTGGATACCAATCTGCTCAATAGCCTTTTCAACCCGCAAGCGAGCGAGGAAGAGATTCAAAAGGCTCTAAAGGGGCGCGCTACCAAGCGTAAGCGCCCGGCACGCACCGGCGCCAAACGTCCGACCCGTGCTGAGGATGGTACCGAAGCGCAGACGCTTGATTTGGCGGCCGATGGTGGGAGCGACCACATCCTGACGGATCAAGACGTCAATGACGTGATCTTGGCCAACTTCGGTGCATTGCGCTCCTGCGTGATCAAGGAGATCCAGTCGGATCCGCGTTTCAAAGGCGTGACCGTCCAGTTCTTCATTCGTCCTACGGGAACCACCGGTGGCGTAAAGATTAAAGAAGCAGCATTCAGAGATCGTCCGGTCGCGGATTGCTTGACGTCTAGATTCCGAAGTATGACGTTCCCTGAGCACGGCGGTTTGAATCGCGGTGTCGAATTCCCACTACTCGTTCAATGA
- the tsaE gene encoding tRNA (adenosine(37)-N6)-threonylcarbamoyltransferase complex ATPase subunit type 1 TsaE → MLESLNLLGQTSLAGEKATEDFGARVGSVLKAGDWIGLVGQLGAGKTTLVRGVLQSFGLQDVQSPTYTLINQYQTNPKVNHLDLYRLENAEDLESIGYWDLEEDAITVVEWIDKIEEAWNGDGLILKLEYASDSRIISGYGAGDWSKRLHELWQVKE, encoded by the coding sequence ATGTTGGAGAGCTTGAACCTCCTGGGCCAAACGTCATTAGCGGGGGAGAAGGCCACCGAAGATTTCGGCGCCCGCGTGGGCAGCGTTTTGAAGGCTGGTGACTGGATCGGTCTCGTCGGGCAACTCGGAGCTGGCAAGACCACTCTGGTGCGTGGGGTGCTGCAATCCTTTGGACTCCAAGATGTTCAGAGCCCTACGTATACGCTCATCAACCAGTATCAAACCAACCCAAAAGTCAACCATCTGGACCTATACCGCCTAGAGAACGCCGAGGACCTTGAGTCCATCGGTTATTGGGATCTTGAAGAGGACGCCATCACCGTCGTGGAATGGATTGATAAAATCGAGGAAGCATGGAATGGTGACGGGCTCATTTTGAAATTGGAGTACGCATCGGACTCCCGCATCATTTCGGGATACGGAGCCGGAGATTGGTCGAAGCGTTTGCATGAGTTGTGGCAGGTTAAGGAATGA
- a CDS encoding sigma 54-interacting transcriptional regulator: protein MTKESMPKIGGPRKTVEFQRPTVEVEGHPLSEGFPLHKVQLEVQTGSDKGKTETFEKPVIRLGADPLCDLVMTDPTVSRMHAEIRRKGDHFELIDLDSTNGTFFDGERIKSVELAPGDGFQVGRSLVAFSVTTEQIAVPVTDRTRYGSIIGQSQALREIFSILDRVAPSDLSVVIEGETGSGKELIAAAIHEHSSRASKPFVVFDCSAFPPTLLESELFGHEKGAFSGASQRHRGVFERADGGTIFFDELGEMDIEFQAKFLRVLETGDVRRVGGESSFTVDVRVVAATNRDLEDLVKERKFRQDLYYRLAKVRFNLPPLRDRPEDIPLLADHFLNILAGEENARPLMTEDALRTLQAYAWPGNIRQLRNVIEKAVAMCRGGAITAEYLRKELNFAGFPSQQPRTESVALPAEPQQTLGLSANGRLVTVGTEIEDSEGEPIAFRDAKDTLVDKFERIYLENLLERNKQNVSATARDAQIDRRHLYRLLKKHGLMADD, encoded by the coding sequence ATGACCAAGGAATCGATGCCAAAGATTGGGGGCCCGAGAAAGACCGTGGAGTTTCAGCGACCGACGGTCGAGGTTGAGGGGCACCCTCTTTCTGAGGGCTTTCCCCTCCACAAGGTCCAACTTGAGGTCCAAACTGGCTCAGACAAAGGAAAGACCGAGACTTTCGAAAAGCCAGTGATTCGTCTCGGGGCTGACCCGCTTTGCGATCTCGTGATGACGGACCCAACTGTTTCGCGCATGCACGCGGAGATCCGGCGCAAAGGTGACCACTTCGAGCTCATCGACCTCGATAGCACCAACGGCACATTTTTTGACGGAGAACGGATCAAGTCCGTTGAGCTGGCTCCGGGCGATGGGTTTCAGGTTGGTCGTTCTCTCGTGGCCTTTAGTGTCACCACAGAGCAGATTGCCGTTCCTGTCACGGACCGCACGCGATACGGCAGCATCATCGGGCAGAGTCAGGCTCTGCGAGAAATCTTTAGTATCCTTGATCGGGTGGCTCCTTCGGATTTGAGCGTCGTTATTGAAGGCGAGACAGGTTCAGGAAAAGAACTGATTGCGGCTGCAATTCACGAGCATAGTTCGCGAGCCTCCAAACCGTTTGTAGTCTTCGACTGTTCGGCTTTTCCGCCCACGCTTCTTGAAAGCGAGTTGTTCGGGCACGAAAAGGGGGCGTTTTCTGGCGCTTCTCAACGTCATCGGGGTGTTTTTGAGAGGGCTGATGGAGGAACCATCTTCTTCGACGAGCTCGGCGAGATGGATATCGAGTTCCAGGCCAAGTTCCTAAGGGTCCTCGAAACCGGTGATGTGCGCCGTGTTGGTGGGGAATCCAGTTTTACCGTGGACGTCAGGGTGGTCGCGGCAACCAACCGAGATCTGGAAGACTTGGTCAAAGAGCGAAAGTTTCGCCAAGATCTTTACTACCGACTGGCAAAAGTCCGTTTTAACCTTCCTCCGCTGAGAGACCGTCCAGAGGACATCCCGCTTTTGGCGGATCACTTCCTCAATATCCTCGCTGGGGAGGAAAATGCGCGCCCGTTGATGACTGAGGACGCACTGAGAACGCTCCAGGCGTACGCGTGGCCCGGAAACATCCGTCAGCTTAGAAACGTCATCGAAAAGGCTGTAGCGATGTGTAGAGGCGGTGCCATTACCGCCGAATACCTCCGCAAGGAACTCAACTTTGCAGGGTTTCCGTCGCAACAACCCAGAACCGAATCAGTGGCGCTACCGGCGGAGCCCCAGCAAACCCTTGGTCTGAGTGCCAATGGACGGCTGGTGACGGTCGGGACCGAGATCGAGGATTCAGAAGGTGAACCCATCGCGTTCAGGGACGCCAAAGACACTTTGGTAGATAAGTTTGAGCGTATTTATCTGGAAAACCTTCTTGAACGAAACAAGCAGAATGTCTCGGCGACAGCCAGAGATGCCCAGATCGACCGGCGCCATCTCTACCGGTTGCTGAAGAAACACGGCCTGATGGCCGACGACTGA
- a CDS encoding serine/threonine protein kinase: MSGSVPQSLGAYQLKGKLAVGGQSEVWLAVRRGPGGFRRRCALKLVLPPTSLDDVARKNFFAEARLMAQFDHPNLVAVTDLGEDQDHEILYSVMPYVSGRSLASVLREVDGAFDVPGLLWLGSRVLFALNYAHHMRDEKGRLLNVIHRDISPENILISFDGQVRLVDFGIALSSINPRSTRMHVVKGKLEYLSPEQASASPHIDVTTDIYSAGLVFYSVLTGINPLAGDPDTALQRARRPRIQRLGELVDVPPELDQLVHQMLDVNPGARPKDAGSLAQVFIELLRRIAPGYEEPHFAARCSEILQSYWEGEREFLMDHLAEGTQVIDTRAYTDRDTTPVAEPMPKPLRRKTIPANVEPIAPQKKDDGLADIFRELEEIYED; this comes from the coding sequence TTGAGCGGTTCAGTACCACAGAGTCTTGGGGCCTACCAACTCAAGGGAAAGTTGGCTGTCGGCGGACAATCGGAAGTTTGGCTTGCGGTGCGCCGCGGTCCAGGAGGGTTTCGCCGCCGATGTGCACTCAAGCTCGTACTACCTCCAACTTCCCTTGACGACGTTGCGCGTAAGAACTTCTTCGCGGAAGCTCGACTTATGGCGCAGTTTGACCACCCAAATTTGGTCGCTGTCACGGATTTAGGAGAAGACCAAGATCACGAGATTCTCTATTCGGTCATGCCCTACGTCTCAGGACGGTCCCTCGCTTCGGTGCTACGTGAGGTGGACGGCGCTTTTGATGTCCCTGGCCTACTCTGGCTCGGCTCGCGAGTGCTTTTCGCGCTCAACTACGCGCATCATATGAGAGACGAAAAAGGCCGTCTTCTCAACGTCATCCATCGAGATATTTCTCCGGAAAATATACTCATCTCGTTTGATGGGCAGGTTCGACTGGTCGACTTTGGGATTGCACTCTCAAGCATCAATCCCAGAAGCACTCGAATGCACGTGGTGAAAGGCAAGCTCGAGTACCTTTCGCCAGAACAAGCGAGCGCCTCGCCTCATATTGATGTGACCACGGATATCTACTCAGCAGGTCTTGTGTTCTACTCGGTACTCACCGGAATCAACCCGCTGGCCGGTGACCCAGATACGGCACTACAAAGGGCGCGAAGGCCAAGGATCCAACGGCTTGGGGAACTGGTCGATGTGCCGCCGGAGCTCGACCAACTTGTCCATCAAATGCTCGACGTCAACCCAGGGGCTCGGCCCAAAGATGCGGGTTCGTTGGCTCAAGTGTTCATCGAACTTTTAAGGCGCATTGCCCCGGGCTACGAGGAGCCCCATTTCGCCGCACGTTGCTCAGAGATTCTTCAGAGTTACTGGGAGGGTGAGCGTGAGTTCTTGATGGACCATCTCGCCGAGGGCACGCAGGTCATCGACACCCGAGCCTATACGGATCGCGATACGACTCCGGTTGCAGAGCCAATGCCCAAGCCGTTGAGACGCAAAACGATTCCCGCCAACGTCGAGCCTATCGCTCCTCAAAAGAAAGATGATGGTCTGGCGGATATCTTTCGAGAACTCGAAGAAATTTACGAAGACTAG
- a CDS encoding CPBP family intramembrane glutamic endopeptidase, which produces MTKVAFYFYGVMFLVAALGAWFFELDLFGFTRVNWGRDLGLGLAVGLGTVGLSRVLDHVFSWARELTQGFREILGPGNAQKALILAGLSSLGEEAFFRGFLQNGLNEWLGALPALLVASTIFGLIHIGPDAKRFLPWTIMALVMGFVLGGMWLWTENLVAVILAHFLVNFINLTLIFRQDAP; this is translated from the coding sequence ATGACGAAGGTTGCGTTCTATTTTTACGGGGTGATGTTCTTGGTGGCCGCGCTAGGAGCGTGGTTTTTCGAACTCGATCTTTTCGGATTCACCCGTGTAAATTGGGGACGTGACTTGGGGTTAGGGCTCGCGGTTGGGCTAGGTACCGTGGGGTTGAGCCGAGTTCTCGACCATGTGTTTTCATGGGCACGAGAGCTCACCCAAGGTTTCCGAGAGATTCTGGGGCCTGGCAATGCTCAGAAGGCGCTGATACTCGCGGGTTTAAGCTCGCTTGGAGAGGAGGCGTTTTTCCGGGGGTTCCTGCAAAACGGTCTCAATGAGTGGCTCGGTGCTCTCCCGGCACTGCTTGTTGCCTCAACAATTTTCGGTTTGATTCATATCGGACCGGATGCAAAACGGTTCCTTCCCTGGACCATCATGGCCCTCGTCATGGGTTTTGTACTCGGTGGGATGTGGCTGTGGACTGAGAATTTAGTCGCTGTGATTCTGGCCCATTTCCTGGTCAATTTCATCAATCTCACCCTGATTTTTCGCCAGGACGCGCCCTAA
- a CDS encoding TIGR02757 family protein, with amino-acid sequence MNENTTQSSVSGIRKIQEILEIIEINTDLESNLNNDPVGLVWELPESERELGGLIASGLAYGRVDVLRKAIEDVFERLEWRPLALASAEPDEIAKRLQGFVYRMTKGDDLADLIVGASRVIAETGSLEDAYLEGEGLTHLERASAFVNRVRSARIRENLGRGFAYLMPDPALGSTTKRLHLYLRWMVRPAPPVDFGLWTRVSPASLIIPVDTHIAQFARHLGLTNRKSNDLKTALEITESLSKMDPVDPLRFDFPLCHLAISSKCIHRFDPPRCEVCPAKSVCSVYSTV; translated from the coding sequence GTGAATGAAAATACGACACAAAGCAGTGTCTCGGGAATTCGCAAAATTCAAGAGATTCTGGAAATCATAGAGATCAACACTGATCTCGAATCGAATCTGAACAACGATCCGGTTGGGCTTGTATGGGAACTTCCTGAGTCTGAGAGGGAGCTCGGTGGATTGATTGCCAGTGGTCTTGCCTACGGGCGAGTAGATGTGTTGCGAAAAGCCATCGAAGACGTCTTTGAGCGCCTTGAATGGCGGCCTCTTGCGCTTGCAAGTGCGGAACCTGACGAGATTGCGAAAAGACTCCAGGGATTTGTGTACCGGATGACCAAAGGCGACGATTTGGCGGACCTGATCGTTGGAGCTTCTCGGGTGATCGCAGAGACGGGGTCGCTGGAAGACGCATACCTAGAGGGTGAGGGGCTGACCCATCTGGAGCGCGCTTCAGCCTTCGTCAACCGCGTAAGAAGTGCGAGGATCCGTGAGAATTTAGGTCGAGGATTTGCCTATCTTATGCCGGACCCGGCGTTAGGAAGTACCACGAAGCGGCTTCATCTCTATCTTCGTTGGATGGTCCGCCCTGCCCCGCCCGTAGACTTTGGACTTTGGACACGAGTTTCTCCCGCTTCGCTGATCATCCCCGTGGACACCCATATCGCTCAATTCGCTCGCCATCTTGGTTTGACGAATCGCAAGAGCAATGACCTTAAAACCGCGCTCGAAATCACAGAGTCTCTGAGCAAAATGGACCCAGTTGACCCATTGCGCTTCGACTTTCCCCTCTGTCATCTGGCCATTTCTTCGAAGTGCATTCACCGTTTTGACCCACCGCGCTGCGAGGTCTGTCCGGCAAAGAGCGTGTGCTCGGTTTACTCGACCGTTTGA